From the genome of Cytobacillus firmus, one region includes:
- the ctaF gene encoding cytochrome c oxidase subunit IVB → MANQQPNSGNPRVDIEYRRKKSAEEMRHQVITFALMIFLTIVAFVAAGYEGFSGWFIVPFILILALVQVVFQLYYFMHMSHKGHEAPSLFLYSGAFVGFITIIAFLTVIWW, encoded by the coding sequence ATGGCCAATCAACAACCAAACTCAGGTAACCCAAGAGTAGACATTGAATATAGACGTAAAAAAAGTGCAGAAGAGATGAGACATCAAGTTATCACATTTGCACTAATGATCTTCCTGACAATTGTTGCGTTCGTAGCAGCAGGTTATGAAGGTTTCTCCGGATGGTTTATAGTGCCGTTCATCCTGATTCTTGCTCTTGTGCAAGTAGTCTTCCAATTATATTATTTCATGCATATGAGCCACAAAGGTCATGAAGCACCGTCTTTGTTCTTATACTCAGGAGCATTTGTCGGATTTATCACAATCATTGCTTTCTTGACTGTTATTTGGTGGTAA
- a CDS encoding Asp23/Gls24 family envelope stress response protein — MHNDHLDFETIQAASDIISAIVESSLEERKSVIPLKHERFTFFKRKKKPISITFSNTEVYLKIKLNIVNGKNILEETLRIQKEIKDEIVHLTGLEVKRVDLSVQKIIYAGSTLSEN, encoded by the coding sequence ATGCATAACGACCATCTTGACTTCGAGACGATTCAGGCAGCCAGTGATATAATCTCCGCAATCGTAGAATCCAGCCTGGAGGAAAGAAAGAGTGTTATTCCTCTTAAGCATGAAAGATTCACTTTCTTTAAGAGAAAAAAAAAACCTATTTCCATCACTTTTAGTAACACTGAAGTATATTTAAAAATTAAGCTTAACATAGTAAATGGAAAAAATATTTTGGAGGAAACTCTCCGGATTCAGAAAGAAATCAAGGATGAAATTGTCCATTTAACTGGACTGGAGGTTAAAAGAGTGGATCTCTCAGTCCAAAAAATTATATATGCAGGAAGCACTCTTTCAGAGAACTAA
- a CDS encoding YugN family protein has protein sequence MKFENTGLENKKADLTRLDEVMLSHGLVREGQWDYERVTYDRKFELKEGVFYLRVFGYAAEGDVGAHRATIQLMTPLLGKHYYPHGIEYGEGESFPKSLVSQCEKTLNEIKAEIDQFAE, from the coding sequence ATGAAGTTTGAAAACACAGGTCTGGAAAATAAAAAAGCAGACTTAACCCGCTTAGATGAAGTAATGCTTTCTCACGGCCTGGTCCGCGAAGGGCAATGGGATTATGAAAGAGTTACATATGACCGTAAATTCGAATTAAAAGAGGGTGTTTTTTACCTTCGTGTATTTGGATATGCGGCTGAAGGAGATGTAGGAGCTCATAGAGCAACTATCCAGCTTATGACACCGCTGCTGGGCAAACATTATTATCCGCATGGGATAGAATATGGTGAAGGCGAAAGCTTCCCTAAATCATTAGTAAGTCAGTGCGAAAAAACTCTAAATGAGATAAAAGCAGAGATTGACCAATTCGCTGAGTAA
- a CDS encoding CAP domain-containing protein: MQKYKAISLFFFIILLTPQPAGAAADYRVEQKDTLWEIALRFQRDLQEIINSNPQIENPDLIFPGEVIIIPDHGKKIAMPKMDQNENKLMRLANEKRRELRLKPLSVDLKLNGAAQKKSLDMMKLQYVSHNSPTYGNPIEMLRNQQISFRTVKENIGAGYKTADEMFDAWMNSAVHRENILNKKATHIGSGYSQGGLHGHYWTIFIVEK; this comes from the coding sequence TTGCAGAAATACAAAGCCATCAGTCTCTTCTTTTTTATAATATTATTAACACCACAGCCTGCAGGTGCTGCAGCTGATTACAGAGTTGAGCAAAAGGATACACTTTGGGAAATTGCGCTAAGATTCCAGAGAGATCTGCAGGAAATTATTAATAGCAATCCTCAGATAGAAAATCCTGATTTAATTTTTCCTGGTGAAGTTATTATCATTCCCGACCATGGAAAGAAGATTGCTATGCCCAAAATGGATCAAAATGAAAATAAACTTATGAGGCTGGCCAACGAAAAACGAAGAGAATTAAGGCTAAAGCCATTGTCTGTAGATTTGAAGCTGAATGGTGCTGCCCAAAAAAAGTCTTTGGATATGATGAAATTACAATATGTTTCACATAATTCTCCTACATATGGAAATCCTATAGAAATGTTAAGGAATCAGCAAATTTCTTTTCGGACCGTAAAGGAGAATATCGGGGCGGGCTATAAAACAGCTGATGAAATGTTTGATGCCTGGATGAATTCCGCAGTCCACAGGGAAAATATTCTAAACAAAAAGGCAACTCATATTGGTTCCGGATATAGTCAAGGAGGCCTGCACGGTCACTATTGGACCATATTCATTGTTGAAAAATAA
- a CDS encoding CBS domain-containing protein, protein MEKIRDIMTDEVESCSLLDNVYEVAVKMKELNVGAIPIVDNDKLVGMITDRDIVLRCVAEKHPASSKVEDIMSSHLVTVSRDTESREAARLMAEHQIRRLPVVEGDKLVGIVSLGDFAVRHLTDDQAGEALTDISKHETEAQH, encoded by the coding sequence ATGGAAAAAATCCGCGATATTATGACAGACGAGGTTGAAAGCTGTTCTCTATTGGACAATGTTTATGAAGTGGCAGTTAAGATGAAAGAACTAAACGTAGGGGCTATCCCGATTGTGGATAATGATAAACTCGTCGGAATGATAACTGACCGGGATATCGTACTTCGCTGTGTAGCAGAAAAACACCCTGCTTCTTCTAAGGTAGAAGATATTATGAGCAGCCATTTAGTAACTGTATCGAGGGATACAGAGTCTCGGGAAGCAGCCCGCTTAATGGCAGAACATCAAATCCGCAGGCTTCCTGTTGTGGAAGGTGACAAGCTTGTGGGGATAGTATCACTAGGTGACTTTGCCGTGCGTCATTTAACAGATGACCAGGCTGGAGAAGCTCTTACTGATATTTCTAAACACGAAACTGAAGCACAGCATTAA
- a CDS encoding YlbD family protein: protein MSKTKLHPSVEKFKEFVKQNPRVIKEVRDRNATWQELYEDWYLLGEEDSRWDSYRENKDNTQNTEEKKSDWMGSIMGTLKQMDANQMQGYITNLSQALSAVQGVISQFQGGGQKPSGGSKPSMTKPSSPFTFKKD, encoded by the coding sequence ATGTCCAAAACGAAGCTTCATCCCTCTGTTGAAAAGTTTAAAGAGTTTGTTAAACAGAATCCCCGGGTCATCAAAGAAGTCAGGGATAGAAATGCAACGTGGCAAGAATTATATGAGGATTGGTATTTGCTTGGGGAAGAAGATTCAAGGTGGGATTCCTATAGAGAAAACAAAGATAATACACAAAATACAGAAGAGAAAAAAAGTGACTGGATGGGCAGCATTATGGGGACCCTTAAGCAAATGGATGCGAATCAAATGCAGGGTTACATCACTAATCTCAGCCAGGCACTTTCAGCTGTGCAAGGGGTTATTTCGCAATTCCAGGGCGGCGGCCAGAAACCATCAGGAGGCTCAAAGCCAAGTATGACTAAACCAAGCAGCCCTTTTACATTTAAAAAGGATTAA
- a CDS encoding CAP domain-containing protein, whose amino-acid sequence MICIFLAAGFYIDIGRKDKGEILVSQENTIKDINNKENNLSSNTGFPEKGVASLMGKSAGELKESLGEPSRIDPSFYGYDWWIYNKSGTEYIQAGVSNKKVVSLFATGEDSDIYPFKIGQPIGELYSSVFFETEFSLKVKDSSYRFELSEDDLNTRPLVMVGEYYAQLNIDRFTGTLSSVRLMDAATLIKLRPYEMVYRGELLEPPLPSPAFEDEVERAKEKQIFDITNVIRVRHNLKPLKWDDLTAAAALAHSKDMYETKDFSHTSKTYGDLADRLEAAEVSYEAAGENIAANYTDAPAVVEGWLNSKGHRDSLLKEEFTHLGVGVYKKHYTQNFIKKADGEGKK is encoded by the coding sequence TTGATTTGCATTTTTCTGGCAGCAGGTTTTTACATCGATATTGGGCGTAAAGATAAAGGGGAGATCCTTGTCAGTCAGGAAAATACAATAAAGGATATAAATAATAAGGAAAATAACTTATCTTCCAATACGGGGTTTCCTGAAAAGGGTGTGGCCTCACTAATGGGAAAATCAGCTGGGGAGCTTAAAGAAAGTTTGGGAGAGCCGTCCAGAATAGATCCCTCTTTTTATGGATACGATTGGTGGATATATAATAAAAGCGGCACTGAGTATATTCAGGCTGGCGTCAGCAATAAAAAAGTGGTTAGTTTGTTTGCGACAGGCGAAGATTCAGACATTTATCCTTTCAAAATAGGGCAGCCAATTGGTGAATTATATTCATCCGTCTTTTTTGAAACGGAATTCAGTCTCAAAGTAAAAGACAGCTCATACCGTTTCGAGTTATCTGAAGATGACCTTAATACAAGGCCGCTTGTTATGGTTGGTGAGTACTATGCACAGCTTAATATAGATAGATTTACAGGGACGCTTTCCAGCGTGAGGTTAATGGATGCAGCCACTTTAATTAAGCTTCGCCCGTATGAAATGGTTTACCGTGGTGAATTATTGGAGCCCCCTTTGCCTTCTCCTGCTTTTGAAGACGAAGTGGAGAGAGCGAAAGAGAAGCAAATTTTCGACATTACCAATGTTATAAGAGTCAGACACAATTTAAAGCCGCTGAAATGGGATGATCTGACTGCAGCGGCAGCTTTAGCTCATAGCAAAGATATGTATGAAACAAAAGACTTTTCTCATACTTCTAAAACTTACGGCGATTTGGCGGACCGGCTTGAAGCTGCGGAGGTCTCATATGAGGCTGCGGGGGAAAACATAGCTGCAAATTATACAGATGCTCCCGCTGTTGTTGAAGGATGGCTTAACAGCAAAGGCCATCGGGATAGTCTGCTGAAAGAAGAGTTTACCCATCTTGGAGTTGGAGTTTATAAAAAGCATTATACGCAAAATTTCATAAAAAAAGCTGATGGAGAAGGTAAAAAGTGA
- a CDS encoding YlbE-like family protein: MRKDIVEYLEQKQDLRQFIREQPYWYRKLSRNPNEIQSLEVAALHYYKKTIPHQVEKFTNGVQMASMMMSMFQAMNSQSN, encoded by the coding sequence ATGAGAAAAGATATCGTCGAGTATCTTGAACAAAAGCAGGATCTTAGGCAATTTATCCGTGAGCAGCCTTATTGGTATAGAAAACTGAGCAGAAATCCAAACGAAATTCAATCTCTGGAAGTGGCCGCACTGCACTATTATAAAAAAACTATCCCCCATCAGGTTGAAAAATTCACGAATGGAGTGCAAATGGCCTCCATGATGATGAGCATGTTTCAGGCCATGAATTCTCAATCCAATTAG
- a CDS encoding cytochrome (ubi)quinol oxidase subunit III codes for MATEQKMTYETWPASPEKQTLEAKNKFLGFWFFLGGETVLFASLFATYLALKDKVPSSDMALAKDLFEIPLAFIMTMLLLTSSLTSVYAMYHMKNFNFKKMQLWLGITVLLGLGFLGLEIYEFNHYVHEFHHSFTSSAFGSAFYTLVGFHGAHVAFGLLWITTLMIRNSKRGLSLYNAPKFYVASLYWHFIDVVWVFIFTVVYLMGMVG; via the coding sequence ATGGCTACTGAACAAAAAATGACTTATGAAACATGGCCTGCGTCGCCTGAAAAGCAAACCCTCGAAGCCAAGAACAAATTCTTAGGTTTCTGGTTTTTCCTTGGGGGAGAGACGGTTTTATTCGCCTCCCTATTCGCCACTTACCTTGCTTTAAAAGACAAAGTACCTAGCAGTGACATGGCTCTTGCGAAAGACTTGTTTGAAATACCACTGGCATTTATTATGACAATGCTGCTATTAACCAGCTCGCTCACAAGCGTATATGCTATGTATCACATGAAGAACTTCAACTTCAAAAAAATGCAGCTATGGCTTGGAATTACTGTTTTGCTTGGACTTGGATTCCTCGGTTTGGAAATTTACGAGTTCAATCACTATGTGCATGAATTCCATCATAGCTTCACAAGCAGTGCCTTTGGTTCAGCCTTCTACACGTTAGTTGGATTCCATGGTGCTCACGTGGCATTCGGTTTACTATGGATCACTACTTTGATGATCCGCAACAGCAAAAGAGGATTGAGCCTTTACAATGCTCCTAAGTTTTATGTAGCCAGCCTATACTGGCATTTTATCGACGTTGTTTGGGTATTCATCTTCACAGTAGTATATTTAATGGGAATGGTGGGATAA
- the ctaD gene encoding cytochrome c oxidase subunit I encodes MSTLAQKKGFGAVLWDYLTTVDHKKIAILYLIAGGFFFLLGGLEAMFIRIQLAVPNNDFVSAGLYNEILTMHGTTMIFLAAMPLIFAFMNAVMPLQIGARDVAFPFLNSLGFWLFFFGGVFLNLSWFLGGAPDAGWTSYASLSIASEGHGIDFYALGLQISGAGTLIGGINFLVTIINMRAPGMTYMRMPMFTWATFVTSALILFAFPALTVGLFLLIFDRMFGSNFFDPAMGGNTIIWEHFFWIFGHPEVYILVLPAFGIFSEIFAIFSRKRLFGYSSMVFATVLIGFLGFMVWAHHMFTTGMGPIANAIFAVATMAIAVPTGIKIFNWLFTMWGGSITFTTPMLWAIAFIPSFVAGGVTGVMLASAAQDYQYHDSYFVVAHFHYVIVGGVVFALFAGAHLYWPKMFGTMLNEFLGKITFVLFFIGFHLTFFIQHFLGLWGMPRRIFTYLPGQGFETSNMVSTVGAFFMAAAVIILLINIVITSVKNEKVGNDPWGDGRTLEWAIPSPPPFYNFKQLPLIRGLDAYWLEKMEGKKGMSPAEPLGDIHMPNNSFIPFVISFGLFVAAFGAMYRAEHSWGIPVLIVGMLITLGSMFVRSVKDDHGYHIHKEDLEDTNDKGVKA; translated from the coding sequence GTGAGTACCTTAGCACAAAAAAAAGGTTTCGGAGCGGTTTTATGGGATTACTTAACAACAGTTGACCATAAAAAAATCGCAATCCTTTATCTTATAGCTGGCGGATTTTTCTTCTTGCTTGGCGGATTGGAAGCTATGTTCATCCGTATCCAGCTTGCAGTACCAAATAATGACTTTGTAAGTGCCGGATTGTATAATGAAATTTTAACTATGCACGGTACAACCATGATCTTCTTGGCAGCTATGCCACTGATTTTTGCTTTTATGAATGCTGTTATGCCACTTCAGATCGGTGCGCGTGACGTTGCATTCCCATTCTTGAATTCATTAGGATTCTGGCTGTTTTTCTTTGGAGGAGTTTTCTTGAACCTCTCATGGTTCTTAGGCGGCGCTCCTGATGCAGGCTGGACTTCTTATGCATCTCTATCAATTGCTTCTGAAGGGCATGGGATCGACTTCTATGCACTTGGACTGCAGATATCAGGTGCGGGTACGTTAATCGGGGGGATCAACTTCCTTGTTACCATCATTAACATGCGTGCTCCTGGTATGACATACATGCGTATGCCGATGTTCACTTGGGCTACATTTGTTACATCAGCATTGATTTTATTTGCATTCCCTGCTTTAACAGTAGGACTATTCCTGTTAATTTTCGACCGTATGTTTGGATCTAACTTTTTTGATCCTGCTATGGGCGGTAATACAATTATCTGGGAGCATTTCTTCTGGATTTTTGGACACCCTGAAGTTTACATCTTGGTATTGCCGGCTTTCGGTATTTTCTCCGAGATTTTTGCGATTTTCTCAAGAAAGCGCCTTTTCGGATACTCTTCAATGGTATTCGCAACGGTTCTTATTGGTTTCTTAGGATTCATGGTATGGGCTCACCACATGTTTACAACTGGTATGGGGCCGATTGCAAACGCGATCTTTGCTGTTGCAACAATGGCAATTGCAGTACCGACTGGTATTAAAATCTTTAACTGGCTATTTACAATGTGGGGCGGAAGCATCACTTTCACAACACCGATGCTTTGGGCTATTGCCTTTATCCCTTCATTCGTAGCCGGCGGTGTTACAGGTGTTATGCTGGCGTCTGCTGCACAGGATTACCAGTACCATGACAGCTACTTTGTAGTGGCCCACTTCCATTATGTTATTGTCGGCGGTGTTGTGTTTGCACTCTTTGCAGGTGCTCACCTTTACTGGCCAAAAATGTTCGGTACAATGTTAAACGAATTCCTTGGAAAAATTACGTTCGTATTATTCTTTATTGGATTCCATTTAACATTCTTTATCCAGCATTTCCTTGGACTTTGGGGAATGCCGCGCCGTATTTTCACTTACCTTCCAGGACAGGGCTTTGAAACGTCTAATATGGTAAGTACTGTAGGTGCTTTCTTCATGGCAGCTGCAGTAATCATCTTGTTAATAAATATTGTTATTACCAGCGTTAAAAATGAAAAAGTTGGCAATGATCCTTGGGGAGACGGCCGTACATTAGAGTGGGCCATTCCTTCACCGCCTCCATTCTATAACTTTAAGCAGCTTCCGCTCATTCGCGGCCTTGATGCATATTGGCTTGAGAAAATGGAAGGTAAAAAAGGCATGTCGCCTGCTGAGCCGCTTGGTGATATCCATATGCCAAACAACTCGTTCATTCCATTTGTGATTTCTTTCGGTTTATTTGTTGCTGCATTTGGTGCAATGTACCGCGCAGAACACAGCTGGGGTATCCCAGTACTTATCGTGGGTATGCTTATTACTCTAGGCTCCATGTTTGTGCGTTCTGTCAAAGATGATCATGGATACCACATTCATAAAGAAGATTTGGAAGACACTAATGATAAGGGGGTTAAGGCATAA
- the ytvI gene encoding sporulation integral membrane protein YtvI, with translation MSAIFTKRFLLILIAVILITVLFYFILPVSVPLVIAFITALILEPAVKLLQIKIKISRRISVLITFLGFVLFIGLSGYFITTKVITEAIKLVENAPMYINEITKAWLRAEADFSNAAKDLPKDLVNEISIQIQSFLNKTKDDLVAYVDIDSLKALLTNIPNYLVSFIVYLIALFLFLIDLPRLRKGLYNHLTEKTADKVKFMTSRLSYVGFGFFKAQFLVSVIIFIVSLIGLLFINPEMALIMSIIIWVIDFIPIIGSIVIVGPWAMFHLLTGDVAMGTQLAILAAVLLIIRRTVEPKVMGTHIGLSPLATLIAMYLGLKLIGILGFIIGPLLVIAFNSAKEAGLIKMNFKI, from the coding sequence TTGTCTGCAATATTCACAAAACGCTTTTTATTAATATTGATTGCTGTAATTCTTATAACTGTCCTTTTTTATTTCATTTTGCCTGTTTCTGTTCCTCTGGTTATTGCTTTTATTACAGCATTAATCCTAGAACCAGCTGTGAAACTGCTGCAAATTAAAATAAAAATAAGCCGAAGAATATCTGTGCTGATTACTTTTCTAGGATTTGTCCTCTTCATTGGATTATCAGGCTACTTTATTACGACAAAAGTAATAACTGAAGCCATTAAACTTGTTGAAAATGCTCCTATGTACATTAATGAAATTACAAAAGCATGGCTCAGGGCAGAAGCGGACTTTTCCAATGCTGCCAAAGACCTTCCTAAAGACCTTGTTAATGAAATAAGTATCCAGATTCAATCCTTTTTGAATAAAACGAAGGATGACCTTGTCGCATACGTAGATATTGATAGCTTAAAAGCACTTCTGACAAACATCCCGAACTATCTTGTCAGTTTCATCGTATACTTGATTGCCTTATTTTTGTTTTTAATAGATCTGCCGCGATTAAGGAAAGGTTTGTATAATCACCTTACAGAAAAAACTGCAGATAAAGTCAAGTTTATGACCTCACGGCTTTCTTATGTCGGATTTGGCTTTTTCAAGGCTCAATTCCTTGTAAGTGTGATTATCTTTATCGTTTCCCTGATTGGATTATTATTCATCAACCCAGAAATGGCATTGATTATGTCTATAATCATTTGGGTTATTGACTTTATCCCTATTATTGGCTCCATTGTCATTGTTGGCCCATGGGCAATGTTTCATTTACTGACAGGAGATGTAGCTATGGGGACACAATTGGCAATTCTTGCAGCCGTCCTCTTAATTATCCGCAGAACAGTTGAGCCAAAGGTAATGGGCACCCATATAGGGCTATCTCCGCTCGCCACGCTAATAGCTATGTATCTAGGGCTGAAACTCATTGGGATACTGGGCTTCATCATTGGCCCATTACTGGTCATCGCCTTTAATTCTGCAAAAGAAGCAGGACTTATTAAGATGAATTTCAAAATATAA
- a CDS encoding GNAT family N-acetyltransferase, with product MSVSKLTENEYLEAMKLSMYAFQYNVPEADIPARMERLKNHAIFGIWEGESLAAKLHIIPLKVHINGFEWDMGGVAGVATYPEFRRKGHVSSLIKHALAEMNNKDQLFSFLHPFDISFYRKYGWEIFTEYKKTLIKKIDLKMTGKPSGTIKRFTKNQHTLTIEKIYKEYMQRYSGGLVRDSYWWENFVYSDYQIAVYFNDSGEGQGYILFKVKDNKMDIEEFAALNQEARVNLWNFICQHDSMVEEVKIITSVHDPFPYYLNQPNLKMEVFPYFMGRIVNAGKCLGQYSFNENSENVFLHIEDHHAPWNNGSYLIADEGVRVFKEKVGSQCINPPARGLHMTINALSAIIIGYKRPMELYDLGEIKGPRNDAEILERKIPVQKSFFYDFF from the coding sequence GTGTCGGTAAGTAAATTAACAGAGAATGAATATCTTGAGGCCATGAAGCTTTCCATGTATGCCTTCCAGTACAATGTGCCTGAAGCTGACATCCCGGCCAGGATGGAACGTTTAAAAAATCATGCCATTTTTGGTATCTGGGAAGGGGAAAGTTTGGCTGCCAAACTTCACATTATCCCCCTGAAAGTTCATATTAATGGCTTTGAATGGGATATGGGAGGTGTTGCTGGTGTGGCAACATATCCGGAATTCAGAAGAAAAGGGCATGTAAGCAGCCTGATCAAGCACGCATTAGCCGAGATGAATAATAAGGATCAGCTCTTTTCATTTTTGCATCCATTTGATATTTCTTTCTATCGGAAATACGGATGGGAGATATTCACTGAATATAAGAAAACGCTTATTAAGAAAATAGATTTAAAAATGACGGGAAAACCTTCAGGGACCATTAAGCGATTTACTAAGAACCAGCACACATTAACCATCGAAAAGATTTATAAGGAATATATGCAGCGTTATTCAGGAGGGCTTGTAAGAGACTCATACTGGTGGGAGAACTTTGTGTATTCTGATTACCAGATTGCGGTGTATTTTAACGACTCAGGTGAAGGACAGGGCTATATATTATTTAAGGTAAAAGACAATAAAATGGATATCGAAGAATTCGCAGCTCTAAATCAGGAAGCCAGAGTGAATTTATGGAACTTTATCTGTCAGCATGATTCAATGGTTGAGGAAGTAAAGATCATTACATCAGTACACGATCCATTTCCTTATTACCTGAATCAGCCTAATTTAAAAATGGAGGTTTTTCCGTACTTTATGGGGAGAATCGTCAATGCTGGAAAGTGTCTCGGCCAATATTCTTTCAATGAAAATAGTGAAAATGTCTTTCTGCATATTGAGGATCACCATGCACCATGGAATAATGGAAGCTACCTAATTGCTGACGAAGGTGTCAGGGTATTTAAAGAGAAAGTAGGAAGCCAATGCATAAACCCTCCAGCACGAGGTCTGCATATGACTATCAATGCCCTTTCAGCGATTATAATTGGCTATAAGAGGCCAATGGAGTTATATGATCTAGGTGAAATTAAAGGTCCAAGAAATGATGCAGAAATACTTGAAAGAAAAATTCCTGTGCAAAAGTCCTTTTTCTATGACTTTTTTTAA
- the ctaG gene encoding cytochrome c oxidase assembly factor CtaG, with protein sequence MSLEIFGFRALWSPYFFLFVAVILAGYFMLTVKYRGKFNDSEPLTKRQGVYFTIAMIVLYAIKGSPLDLMGHLMFYAHMIQMAILYLVVPPLVVMGIPQWVWRRVVNHKAIKPVFSIFTKPLIAIILFNGVFSIYHIPDVFDVVKTDMMFHTVYTSGLFLLAIFMWWPTINELPEMESLDGLKKVGYIFANGVLLTPACALIIFADTPMYSTYSDPNAWAQALQLCVPSATLASLNLSGPEMFNSMSLIHDQQLGGVIMKIIQEIVYGFILAQIFYAWYKKEQEITPSEEETILNPHLVK encoded by the coding sequence ATGTCTTTGGAAATATTCGGTTTCCGTGCACTTTGGAGTCCATATTTCTTTTTATTTGTAGCAGTGATTCTTGCAGGCTACTTTATGTTAACAGTAAAGTATCGTGGAAAATTCAATGATAGTGAGCCATTAACTAAAAGGCAGGGTGTGTATTTTACAATCGCTATGATTGTGTTGTATGCGATCAAAGGCTCTCCGCTGGACCTGATGGGCCATTTAATGTTTTATGCCCATATGATACAGATGGCTATCCTGTATTTAGTTGTTCCTCCCCTTGTAGTCATGGGAATCCCTCAGTGGGTGTGGAGAAGAGTGGTTAATCACAAAGCTATTAAACCTGTATTCAGTATTTTTACAAAGCCATTAATCGCCATTATCCTGTTTAATGGAGTATTTTCTATATACCACATACCAGATGTTTTTGACGTGGTAAAAACGGATATGATGTTTCATACTGTATATACATCTGGCCTGTTTCTCCTGGCAATCTTTATGTGGTGGCCGACTATTAATGAGCTTCCTGAAATGGAGTCACTGGACGGCTTGAAAAAGGTAGGATACATTTTTGCAAATGGTGTTTTATTGACTCCTGCATGTGCTCTGATCATTTTTGCAGATACACCAATGTACAGCACATATTCTGATCCAAATGCATGGGCACAGGCCCTTCAGTTATGTGTTCCTTCTGCGACACTGGCAAGCCTGAATCTTAGCGGGCCGGAAATGTTCAATTCAATGTCACTTATACACGATCAGCAGCTTGGCGGGGTCATCATGAAGATTATTCAGGAAATTGTATATGGTTTTATTCTTGCGCAAATTTTCTATGCATGGTACAAAAAAGAACAGGAAATTACACCATCAGAAGAAGAAACAATACTAAATCCGCATTTAGTAAAATAA
- a CDS encoding PaaI family thioesterase, with product MNRDLMELFDQCTRNATDEELTALESLLLGFHKKQTGKNSSYIGGLLHMERHITEEECILTVPLSKIVNNPLGILHGGITATIIDSAMGTLAASLLPEGFGAVTTQLNIHYLAVGKGEYVTCKATIDHKGTKSMVLSADVLRSDGRKIAQATGSFFIIEKKNVNN from the coding sequence ATGAATCGAGATCTTATGGAATTATTTGATCAGTGCACCAGGAATGCGACTGACGAAGAATTAACCGCTTTAGAATCCCTGCTTTTAGGTTTTCATAAAAAACAAACCGGCAAAAACAGCTCTTATATTGGCGGACTGCTCCATATGGAACGGCACATAACTGAAGAGGAATGCATACTGACAGTTCCTTTAAGTAAGATCGTCAATAATCCGCTAGGAATTCTCCATGGGGGAATAACCGCTACAATTATTGATTCTGCAATGGGAACACTTGCGGCTTCGCTGCTTCCTGAGGGTTTTGGTGCTGTTACGACACAGTTGAATATTCATTATCTTGCAGTCGGCAAAGGGGAATACGTAACATGCAAAGCGACAATTGACCATAAGGGAACAAAAAGCATGGTATTATCTGCAGATGTACTCCGTTCTGATGGAAGAAAAATTGCACAGGCAACAGGCAGCTTTTTTATCATCGAAAAGAAAAATGTAAATAATTAA
- a CDS encoding DUF420 domain-containing protein, which yields MEYSLPILPTISTTFIVLSAITVAIGWVQISKKKLEAHKKTMTLAAVFAVIFFIIYASRTVFIGNTAFGGPDDIKIYYTMFLIFHITLATVGAVLGIISLYTGYKNKVATHRKLGPITSVVWFFTGITGVAVYLLLYVFYHGGETTSVIKAILGT from the coding sequence ATGGAATACTCATTACCTATACTCCCTACCATAAGCACGACCTTTATTGTATTAAGTGCAATAACGGTTGCGATTGGTTGGGTACAAATCAGCAAAAAAAAGCTTGAGGCTCATAAGAAAACAATGACTTTGGCTGCTGTGTTTGCTGTTATTTTCTTTATCATTTATGCCAGCAGAACTGTTTTTATCGGGAATACTGCATTTGGCGGCCCTGATGATATAAAAATTTATTATACGATGTTCTTAATTTTCCATATTACCCTGGCAACTGTTGGGGCAGTTTTAGGAATTATCTCGTTATATACGGGCTATAAAAATAAAGTGGCAACACATAGGAAATTGGGACCGATAACCAGTGTGGTCTGGTTTTTTACTGGCATAACAGGTGTTGCAGTCTATCTGCTGCTGTATGTTTTCTACCATGGAGGAGAAACCACATCAGTTATAAAAGCAATCCTGGGTACGTAA